The following are from one region of the Acidobacteriota bacterium genome:
- a CDS encoding peroxidase, protein MFAFIEKVNSASNQIRQADIDELKTFGWTDEAIYDAITVCALFNFYNRWNDAAGTEDMPAFAYEMSGKRIASHGYFQEEKK, encoded by the coding sequence TTGTTTGCCTTCATTGAAAAAGTAAACTCGGCATCGAATCAAATCCGCCAAGCGGACATTGACGAATTGAAAACCTTTGGCTGGACGGACGAAGCGATTTACGATGCCATCACGGTTTGTGCGTTGTTCAATTTTTACAATCGCTGGAACGATGCCGCCGGAACCGAAGATATGCCGGCGTTCGCTTATGAAATGTCGGGCAAACGCATCGCTTCGCACGGATATTTTCAAGAGGAGAAGAAGTAG
- a CDS encoding protein kinase, which produces MPFTSGTYIGYYKITHSLGSGGMGEIYLAEDTRLDRKVALKILPNDLIQDKKRLSRFEQEARAVSALNHPNIITLHEIGKTEQAHFLVTEFIEGETLRQRLSHSRMELLEVVDVAMQTANALVAAHQARIIHRDIKPDNIMLRPDGYVKVLDFGIAKLTQEFASPSSLDLDSEETLMQTAVKTEPGMIIGSPNYMSPEQARGLAVDERTDIFSLGVCLYEMLARRRPFQGETVSDLIVAILTKEPAPLAQYVPEIPLRLEQAIKKALAKEVSERYQTVAEMLADLKRVKYRLEYQAGMEPSLPPEPSSPPTGERRQINTSEDLKATVEMSETELLHSGETEKVVSQTIQQPASKKYYWIGGALMLLVAAIAVIFFISNKAQGKINSLAVLPFTNISGDAAKDYLSDGIAESLINHLSRSSHLKVMSRNSTFQYRGQPDAREIQRALGVDAVLMGRVNEQADEVIINAELIDARDNSQIWGERYTRKRADLLTLQEEIARQVAGHLNLTLTSEEQKQLVKSQPANSEAFDFYLRGRYQWNKRTPAAMESGIEYFKQAIAEDPAYALAFAGMADCYSLLGEYGKMPTTESSPLAKAAAIKALELDDSLAEAHTSLAAVYEYEWNWAEAEKEYRLAIAKNINYATAHHWYGIFLSSMGRHDEAYVTLKKAVELDPLSMIINTGLGRALCSARRYDEAALQLQKTLAIEPNFAEGHFQLALVYEGQGKYTEAAAAFTRALELFQDPTMKGWVAREYAIAGKRTEATKILNELQTLGKQQYVSPYMIAIVYAAMNERDRAFEWLDKVCEEKSYYVVWLKVDPVFDGFRSDPRFQSILQRIGLPQ; this is translated from the coding sequence ATGCCGTTCACATCGGGCACATACATCGGGTATTACAAAATCACCCACTCGCTGGGTTCGGGCGGGATGGGTGAAATTTATCTTGCCGAAGACACTCGCCTGGATCGCAAAGTGGCGCTCAAAATTTTGCCGAATGATTTGATTCAGGATAAAAAACGGTTGTCGCGTTTTGAACAGGAAGCCCGCGCCGTTTCTGCGCTCAATCATCCCAATATCATCACCCTTCATGAAATTGGCAAAACCGAACAGGCGCATTTTCTGGTAACTGAATTCATCGAAGGCGAAACCCTGCGCCAGCGACTGAGCCATTCACGCATGGAATTGCTTGAGGTGGTCGATGTGGCGATGCAAACCGCCAATGCCCTGGTTGCCGCACATCAGGCGCGAATCATTCATCGCGACATCAAACCCGATAACATCATGTTGCGTCCCGATGGTTACGTGAAAGTTTTGGATTTCGGCATCGCCAAACTGACACAGGAATTTGCCAGTCCCAGTTCGCTTGACCTTGATTCGGAAGAGACGTTGATGCAAACCGCCGTAAAGACCGAGCCGGGCATGATTATCGGCAGCCCGAATTACATGTCGCCCGAACAGGCGCGCGGTCTGGCGGTTGATGAGCGCACGGATATTTTCAGTCTTGGCGTTTGCCTTTATGAAATGCTTGCCCGCCGTCGCCCGTTTCAAGGCGAAACCGTCAGCGATTTGATTGTTGCCATTTTGACGAAAGAGCCTGCGCCGCTTGCTCAGTACGTGCCGGAAATTCCTCTGCGATTGGAACAGGCAATCAAAAAGGCTCTGGCAAAAGAGGTGAGCGAACGTTATCAAACGGTTGCGGAAATGCTCGCGGATTTAAAGCGCGTCAAATATCGTCTGGAATATCAGGCAGGAATGGAACCCTCACTGCCGCCTGAACCGAGCAGCCCACCAACCGGCGAACGCCGGCAAATCAACACCAGTGAAGATTTGAAAGCGACGGTTGAAATGTCCGAAACCGAATTGCTGCATAGCGGCGAAACCGAAAAAGTGGTTTCGCAAACCATTCAGCAACCGGCGAGTAAAAAATATTACTGGATAGGTGGCGCGCTGATGTTGCTGGTTGCGGCGATTGCGGTGATTTTTTTCATAAGCAATAAAGCGCAGGGAAAAATCAATTCGCTTGCGGTGTTGCCGTTTACCAATATAAGCGGCGATGCGGCAAAAGATTATTTGTCGGATGGCATTGCCGAAAGCCTCATCAATCATCTGTCGCGTTCTTCGCATTTGAAAGTGATGTCGCGCAATTCGACATTTCAATATCGCGGGCAACCGGATGCGCGGGAAATCCAACGCGCCCTTGGCGTCGATGCGGTGTTGATGGGCAGAGTCAATGAACAAGCCGATGAAGTGATTATCAATGCCGAACTCATCGATGCGCGCGACAATTCGCAAATCTGGGGCGAACGCTACACGCGAAAACGCGCCGATTTGCTTACTCTGCAAGAAGAGATTGCCCGGCAAGTTGCTGGCCATCTCAATCTCACATTGACCAGCGAAGAGCAAAAGCAACTGGTAAAATCACAGCCCGCAAATTCCGAAGCCTTCGATTTCTATTTGCGCGGGCGTTATCAATGGAATAAACGCACGCCTGCGGCAATGGAAAGCGGTATCGAATATTTCAAACAGGCGATTGCCGAGGACCCGGCTTATGCGCTCGCCTTTGCAGGGATGGCGGATTGTTATTCGCTGCTTGGCGAATATGGCAAGATGCCAACGACCGAGTCTTCGCCGCTGGCAAAAGCTGCCGCCATCAAAGCCCTGGAACTTGATGACTCGCTTGCCGAGGCGCATACCTCGCTTGCGGCGGTCTATGAATATGAATGGAACTGGGCAGAAGCCGAAAAGGAATACCGGTTGGCGATTGCCAAAAATATAAATTATGCGACGGCGCATCACTGGTACGGCATCTTTTTAAGCAGCATGGGGCGTCACGATGAAGCCTATGTGACGTTGAAAAAGGCTGTTGAACTTGACCCGCTGTCAATGATTATCAACACCGGCTTGGGTAGAGCTTTGTGCAGCGCCCGGCGTTATGATGAAGCGGCTTTACAATTGCAGAAAACCCTGGCGATTGAACCGAATTTTGCCGAAGGTCATTTTCAACTGGCGCTGGTGTATGAAGGTCAGGGCAAATATACGGAGGCGGCAGCGGCATTTACGCGGGCGCTTGAACTTTTTCAAGACCCGACTATGAAAGGATGGGTGGCGCGTGAATATGCCATTGCGGGGAAGAGAACCGAGGCAACAAAAATTCTCAACGAGTTGCAAACCCTTGGCAAACAACAATACGTTTCGCCCTATATGATTGCCATTGTCTATGCGGCGATGAATGAGCGTGACCGCGCCTTTGAGTGGCTCGATAAAGTGTGTGAGGAAAAATCGTATTATGTCGTCTGGCTCAAAGTTGACCCGGTG
- a CDS encoding IgA Peptidase M64, with translation MKQLAYFTVLLIVLIFGSTQARAAGQTLRLDYFHTGNAAQELFSLDRVVMEPLAWAGHMNRAVDDTNLGKYYFEVIDRATNRVIYSRGFASIYGEWETTDEAKKLNRTFHESFRFPAPAAAVQIVLKKRDANNAFQQIWSLIVDPKDIFIDRAKMVAPAPVIEIQKAGDPATKVDFLIMGDGYTAAESKKFESDVRRLVEILFATSPFKERRQDFNIWAICPPAIESGISRPSTGIHRRSPLGATYDAFGSERYVLTFDNRAWREVAQFAPYEFVEIITNTRTYGGGGIFALYSTVAADSEQAPYVFVHEFGHHFAGLADEYYTSPVAYAPVGERAEPWEPNVTALLDPKNLKWKDLMEPTTPIPTPWQKEEFDKRSLEYQRRRAQIRAENRPEEVMEALFRESREFEVQLFAKEKYFGKVGAFEGAMYEAKGYYRPEVDCIMFTRSKAFCKVCSRAIERVIDLYAK, from the coding sequence ATGAAACAGCTCGCTTACTTCACAGTCCTTTTAATCGTCTTAATTTTCGGTTCAACGCAGGCGCGCGCGGCTGGGCAAACCCTGCGGCTCGATTATTTTCATACCGGCAATGCAGCGCAGGAATTGTTCAGCCTTGACCGCGTGGTTATGGAACCGCTCGCCTGGGCTGGGCATATGAACCGCGCGGTTGATGATACCAATCTGGGCAAATATTATTTTGAAGTCATTGACCGCGCGACCAACCGCGTCATCTATTCGCGCGGCTTTGCTTCGATTTATGGTGAATGGGAAACTACCGATGAAGCCAAAAAACTCAATCGCACCTTTCATGAATCCTTCAGGTTTCCTGCGCCTGCGGCAGCGGTGCAAATCGTTTTGAAAAAACGCGACGCCAACAATGCTTTTCAACAAATCTGGTCACTCATCGTTGACCCTAAAGATATATTCATTGATCGAGCGAAAATGGTTGCGCCCGCGCCGGTCATTGAAATTCAAAAGGCAGGCGACCCGGCAACCAAAGTCGATTTTTTAATTATGGGCGATGGCTACACCGCAGCCGAATCGAAGAAATTTGAAAGTGATGTGCGAAGGCTGGTTGAAATCCTCTTTGCGACTTCGCCATTCAAAGAGCGCCGTCAGGATTTCAATATCTGGGCAATCTGTCCGCCCGCAATCGAATCGGGCATCTCGCGACCTTCGACCGGCATTCATCGCCGCTCACCACTTGGCGCAACCTATGATGCGTTCGGTTCCGAGCGCTATGTTTTGACGTTTGATAACCGCGCGTGGCGCGAGGTCGCGCAGTTTGCGCCGTATGAGTTTGTCGAAATCATCACCAACACGCGCACCTATGGCGGCGGCGGAATATTCGCTCTCTACAGCACGGTTGCCGCAGACAGCGAACAAGCGCCGTATGTTTTCGTTCACGAATTCGGGCATCATTTCGCGGGACTTGCCGATGAATACTACACCTCGCCTGTCGCATATGCGCCGGTCGGTGAACGCGCGGAACCCTGGGAACCAAATGTCACGGCATTGCTTGACCCGAAAAATTTGAAGTGGAAAGACCTGATGGAACCGACGACGCCGATTCCGACGCCCTGGCAAAAAGAGGAATTCGATAAACGTTCGCTTGAATATCAAAGGCGTCGCGCCCAGATTCGCGCCGAAAATCGCCCGGAAGAGGTGATGGAAGCCTTGTTTCGCGAGAGCCGCGAATTTGAAGTGCAACTTTTTGCCAAAGAAAAATATTTCGGCAAAGTCGGCGCATTTGAAGGCGCGATGTACGAAGCCAAAGGTTATTATCGCCCCGAAGTCGATTGCATTATGTTCACGCGCAGCAAGGCGTTTTGCAAAGTTTGCAGTCGCGCTATCGAACGGGTGATTGATTTGTACGCGAAATAA
- a CDS encoding peroxidase, which translates to MFLNDVENKAGNTDYHERIAHMRAHDLPVPQIWHLFAFKPQMTEHLARFTEEVMRGASPLSAGMRELIAAFTSRRNDCPF; encoded by the coding sequence ATGTTTTTAAACGATGTCGAAAATAAAGCGGGCAATACCGATTACCACGAACGCATCGCCCATATGCGAGCGCATGATTTGCCGGTGCCGCAAATCTGGCACTTGTTTGCTTTCAAACCGCAGATGACCGAACATCTGGCGCGTTTTACTGAAGAAGTGATGCGCGGCGCGTCGCCGCTTTCGGCAGGCATGCGGGAACTCATTGCCGCTTTCACGTCGCGGCGCAATGATTGCCCTTTCTGA